A single genomic interval of Syntrophobotulus glycolicus DSM 8271 harbors:
- a CDS encoding elongation factor G, translating into MNMINLALAAHVDSGKTTLAEQILFQTGTLLKAGDVNKGSSRLDWTEIEKKRGITVFAEQAFVHRRGIKLNILDTPGHTDFYTELEMSLSVADIAVILISAVDGIQQNTEKIWDLAGKKKLPVIFFLNKMDRTGSDHQKVITEIRQRLSPHALLVQEAKYGESDLAGIEDLLLQQTSDSAILEHLAEKDDSILEKYLSGTEVSADELLAAAQKLFLQRELYPVLLGSAAKGIGVVNLLDCAVDLFQPPDREALSAQDLRARIYKVRHDPKAGRLAYVKVLSGQIQVKDSVILEENQVCKINQIRLYNGPKFILADRLEAGDLGVLSGLGTVKAGDVIGQNEITNENPELKPILLTKIELEQEEDYPALLKALEILEAENPVLAAEIDSSAKEITIKVMGLVQMEILEEIFAERFGLQIKLGKPYVMYYETVTAKSKGFCHFEPKKHYAEVEIELSPNERGRGNEFQSLVNPDDFPLQYQTVIRKTVEEALKRGALAHLPVQDVVIRLIAGKHHLEHTHGGDFRIATIRAIQQALENNQLLLLEPIMEFNLVIPNDFAGRILADILKMNGEYTTTESQGTEIMIKGFVPASTSMEYPLELAGITGGAGRIRMKYHSLRECHNEEEVLDRIRARESSQDKNRDSSEDILYNSVSLFRAKRKMKKVTNDQE; encoded by the coding sequence ATGAACATGATCAATCTTGCTTTAGCGGCTCATGTTGATTCCGGAAAAACCACTCTGGCCGAACAGATTTTGTTTCAGACCGGCACTCTTCTGAAAGCCGGAGATGTCAATAAAGGATCTTCGCGCTTAGATTGGACAGAGATTGAAAAAAAGCGGGGGATAACGGTTTTTGCCGAACAGGCTTTTGTGCACCGGCGGGGGATTAAGCTGAATATTCTGGATACTCCCGGACATACAGATTTCTACACAGAGTTGGAAATGTCGTTGAGTGTAGCGGACATCGCGGTCATTCTCATTTCAGCTGTCGATGGTATTCAGCAAAACACAGAAAAAATTTGGGATTTGGCCGGTAAAAAAAAGCTTCCGGTTATTTTCTTTCTGAATAAAATGGACAGGACCGGCTCAGATCATCAAAAAGTGATCACGGAAATCCGGCAAAGGCTCTCTCCCCATGCCCTTCTTGTTCAGGAGGCTAAATATGGCGAAAGCGATTTGGCCGGGATCGAGGACCTGCTGCTCCAACAAACGAGCGATTCCGCAATTTTGGAACACCTTGCCGAAAAGGATGATTCCATTCTGGAAAAGTACCTCAGCGGAACAGAAGTATCAGCGGACGAATTGCTTGCGGCAGCTCAAAAACTATTTTTACAGAGAGAGCTTTATCCGGTCTTGCTGGGCTCCGCTGCCAAAGGTATCGGGGTTGTCAATCTGCTTGATTGCGCAGTTGATTTATTTCAGCCGCCGGACAGAGAGGCTCTCTCTGCGCAAGACCTGCGGGCCAGGATATATAAGGTCAGACATGATCCCAAAGCGGGCCGCCTGGCTTATGTCAAAGTGCTTTCCGGACAAATTCAGGTTAAGGACTCCGTTATTCTGGAGGAAAATCAGGTATGCAAAATTAACCAGATCAGATTGTACAACGGCCCTAAGTTTATCCTCGCGGATCGTTTGGAAGCTGGTGATCTTGGAGTCCTGAGCGGGCTGGGCACCGTAAAAGCCGGGGATGTTATCGGCCAGAATGAAATCACCAACGAAAACCCGGAGCTTAAACCGATCCTTTTAACTAAAATTGAATTGGAGCAGGAAGAGGATTATCCGGCCCTGCTCAAAGCCTTGGAAATACTGGAAGCGGAAAATCCTGTCCTGGCCGCTGAGATAGACAGTTCGGCGAAAGAAATCACCATTAAAGTGATGGGCCTCGTCCAGATGGAAATCTTAGAAGAAATTTTTGCCGAAAGATTCGGTTTGCAGATTAAACTGGGTAAACCTTATGTCATGTATTATGAGACAGTAACCGCCAAGAGCAAAGGGTTCTGTCACTTCGAACCGAAAAAACATTACGCGGAGGTGGAGATTGAACTATCTCCCAATGAACGGGGCAGGGGCAATGAGTTTCAGTCTCTGGTCAATCCGGATGATTTTCCTCTCCAGTACCAGACAGTGATCCGCAAGACAGTGGAGGAAGCCCTGAAAAGAGGAGCCCTTGCTCATTTGCCTGTTCAGGATGTGGTGATCAGGTTGATTGCCGGCAAACACCACCTGGAGCATACTCATGGCGGGGATTTTCGCATTGCAACGATCAGGGCAATTCAACAGGCCCTGGAGAATAATCAGCTTTTGCTCTTAGAACCCATCATGGAATTTAACCTTGTCATCCCTAACGATTTTGCCGGAAGGATACTTGCCGATATTTTAAAAATGAATGGGGAATATACCACAACGGAAAGTCAGGGCACTGAAATCATGATCAAGGGATTTGTGCCGGCTTCAACTTCAATGGAATACCCCTTGGAGCTTGCCGGGATTACAGGAGGGGCAGGGCGGATCAGGATGAAATACCACAGCCTGAGAGAGTGTCACAATGAGGAAGAGGTCTTAGACCGGATCAGAGCAAGGGAAAGCAGTCAGGACAAGAATCGGGATTCCAGTGAGGATATTCTCTATAATTCAGTGTCTTTATTCAGAGCAAAAAGAAAAATGAAGAAAGTCACCAATGATCAAGAATGA
- a CDS encoding HD domain-containing protein has translation MDKNRIAQQVRFIFEIDKLKNVIRQSRISDNSREENDAEHSWHLAVMALILREYANDKDLDIFKVIKMLLIHDIVEIYAGDVHVYDIEGNKDKSIRERKAAEKIFSLLPSDQAEEYQSLWLEFDSRITNESKYANSIDRLQPIMLNCTTEGHTWKKFEIKSPQVYEKNGHIKDGSEEIWSLVQKLLASCVQKGYLSEE, from the coding sequence ATGGATAAAAACAGAATTGCGCAGCAAGTCAGGTTTATTTTTGAAATAGATAAGCTCAAAAACGTTATCCGTCAATCCAGAATCAGCGATAATTCCAGAGAAGAAAATGATGCCGAGCATTCGTGGCACCTGGCAGTTATGGCCCTTATCCTTAGGGAATATGCCAATGATAAAGATTTGGATATTTTCAAAGTCATAAAAATGCTTTTAATTCATGACATTGTGGAAATTTATGCCGGTGATGTGCATGTCTATGATATTGAAGGCAACAAAGATAAGTCCATAAGAGAAAGGAAGGCTGCGGAAAAAATATTTTCTTTATTGCCATCCGACCAGGCTGAGGAATATCAAAGCTTATGGTTGGAATTTGACAGCAGGATAACAAATGAATCCAAATATGCCAATTCTATAGACAGATTGCAGCCAATCATGCTGAATTGTACAACGGAAGGACATACCTGGAAAAAGTTTGAGATAAAAAGCCCTCAGGTTTATGAAAAAAACGGGCATATTAAAGATGGCTCAGAGGAAATATGGTCTTTGGTTCAAAAGCTTTTGGCAAGTTGTGTTCAAAAAGGCTATTTATCGGAAGAATAA
- a CDS encoding P-II family nitrogen regulator, which translates to MKKIEAIVRPAKLEEVKEALGKFGVKGMTVTSVIGCGLQQGKTEVYRGSTYTINLLPKVKLEIIVPDDLVDKVIDIIVKNAKTGEIGDGKIFVYDVLNAVRIRTEESGEDAV; encoded by the coding sequence ATGAAAAAAATTGAAGCTATTGTTCGTCCGGCAAAGCTGGAAGAAGTAAAAGAAGCTCTCGGAAAATTTGGTGTCAAGGGAATGACGGTTACCAGTGTTATCGGTTGTGGTCTTCAGCAAGGCAAGACAGAAGTTTATCGCGGCAGCACTTATACGATCAATCTGCTTCCCAAGGTTAAGCTGGAAATCATTGTCCCTGACGATTTGGTTGATAAAGTCATTGATATTATTGTGAAAAATGCTAAAACCGGTGAAATCGGCGATGGGAAAATTTTTGTCTACGATGTCCTGAACGCTGTGAGGATTCGTACGGAGGAATCCGGAGAAGACGCAGTCTAA
- a CDS encoding response regulator transcription factor produces the protein MNRKKIKILVVEDEESIRRFITLNLNAAGYLVSEAVSGEEALDKLKMLDPDIVVLDIMLPGIDGFEVCQHICATMPETRVIMLTARGQDTDKILGLELGADDYIVKPFNPIELTARIKAVLRRRNGPKETKQVLNCGKLCLDITANKLFKDELEIELTPNEFALLKFFMENQGKALKRYEILNAVWGENYFGDTKTLDVHIRRLREKIEDHPSYPDYIKTVWGSGYRWQQES, from the coding sequence TTGAACAGAAAAAAGATAAAAATCCTGGTCGTTGAAGATGAGGAATCGATCCGGCGTTTTATTACCCTTAACTTGAACGCGGCCGGCTATCTGGTGAGTGAAGCCGTTTCCGGAGAGGAGGCCCTCGACAAGCTTAAAATGCTTGATCCTGATATTGTCGTACTGGATATCATGCTGCCCGGTATCGACGGGTTTGAAGTTTGTCAGCATATTTGCGCCACTATGCCGGAAACCAGGGTCATTATGCTGACGGCCAGAGGACAGGATACGGATAAAATCCTGGGCTTGGAGCTCGGAGCAGACGATTATATTGTCAAACCGTTTAACCCTATAGAATTGACGGCCCGGATCAAAGCGGTTCTGCGGCGCAGGAACGGACCGAAAGAGACAAAGCAAGTCCTGAACTGCGGAAAATTGTGTTTGGATATCACGGCTAATAAATTATTCAAAGATGAACTTGAAATTGAATTAACACCCAATGAATTTGCCTTACTGAAATTTTTTATGGAAAACCAGGGAAAAGCCCTTAAACGGTATGAAATCTTAAATGCTGTCTGGGGTGAGAACTATTTCGGGGATACAAAAACCCTGGATGTCCATATCAGGCGGTTACGGGAAAAAATAGAGGATCACCCTTCCTATCCGGATTATATTAAAACCGTATGGGGTTCCGGATACAGATGGCAGCAGGAGTCTTAA
- the rarD gene encoding EamA family transporter RarD, whose product MTGRKNIFADGIGQVFLAVILWGSLPVYWKQLTGISPDQILANRIICSFVFVFLILVGQKRLNYFRDVLRNEKKGIIFLSGLMITLNWFTYIYAVNTDHIIEASLGYYINPLLTILLGRIVLKEKMNVQQATALFFALTGVVVSTVSYGKLPVISLVLAFTFSIYSLLKKRVQFDVVTGLTLETMIVFPAAVCYLLILHFHGVKVYGGLTYSELLFLWGTGVITAIPLMLFAYGAKKVPLITMGFIQYLTPTLSLFIGVFFYHEEFRAVETVTFGLIWFALGIYTFSQLKTLSRQER is encoded by the coding sequence ATGACCGGGCGGAAAAATATCTTCGCTGATGGAATCGGTCAAGTTTTCCTGGCCGTCATTCTTTGGGGATCATTGCCTGTATACTGGAAACAGCTAACCGGAATTTCTCCCGATCAGATTCTTGCCAACAGAATAATCTGCTCTTTTGTTTTTGTCTTTCTGATTCTTGTTGGACAAAAACGTCTAAACTATTTCCGGGATGTTTTGAGAAATGAAAAAAAGGGCATCATTTTTTTAAGCGGATTGATGATCACCTTAAATTGGTTTACCTACATTTATGCAGTCAATACCGATCATATCATTGAGGCAAGCCTGGGTTATTATATTAATCCCTTACTGACCATTCTTCTTGGGCGGATTGTCTTGAAAGAAAAGATGAACGTTCAGCAGGCCACAGCTTTATTTTTCGCGTTGACAGGTGTGGTCGTCTCCACGGTTTCGTATGGCAAGCTGCCTGTTATTTCTCTTGTTCTGGCCTTTACTTTCAGTATTTATAGTTTATTGAAAAAGAGAGTGCAATTTGATGTCGTTACAGGCCTGACTCTGGAAACAATGATTGTTTTTCCGGCAGCGGTTTGTTATTTGCTTATTCTTCATTTTCATGGAGTTAAGGTTTACGGCGGTTTAACCTATTCCGAATTGCTTTTCCTCTGGGGCACCGGAGTCATTACGGCCATTCCGCTGATGCTTTTCGCTTATGGCGCCAAGAAGGTCCCTTTAATCACAATGGGGTTTATTCAATACCTGACCCCGACATTGAGCTTGTTCATTGGCGTATTCTTCTACCATGAAGAATTCAGGGCGGTTGAGACGGTGACATTCGGTTTGATTTGGTTTGCTCTGGGCATCTATACTTTTTCCCAGCTAAAAACATTGTCCAGGCAAGAAAGGTAA
- a CDS encoding DnaJ C-terminal domain-containing protein, which produces MDFKDYYSVLGVAPTADIKEIKKKYKELAKKYHPDKNPGDKKSEEKFKEVNEAYQAVGDPAKRQKYDELRQDYQHWQNQGGRGSYDWGAWQAAPNSGTYSRTMSPEDFSDLFGEYGGYSDFFSNIFGMGGKGFSYGAAQQGRRSRKGNDLEGEIEISLEEAFQGTTRLINIGPNRRIQAKVPPGVRDNSKIRLAGQGKEGVNGGQRGDLFLKIRIAPHPSFIRENDDLSLTVPVDFYTAVLGGEIKVKTINGEVKFNLPANTQNGKSIRLKGKGMPILKDPKNHGDLYLKIAIVLPETMAEGEIEALRELYAKYHNQ; this is translated from the coding sequence ATGGATTTTAAAGATTATTACAGTGTTTTAGGAGTCGCTCCGACAGCAGATATAAAAGAGATCAAAAAGAAGTATAAAGAACTGGCCAAAAAATATCATCCCGATAAAAATCCCGGAGACAAGAAGTCTGAAGAAAAATTCAAAGAAGTCAATGAAGCTTATCAGGCTGTAGGTGATCCGGCCAAACGGCAAAAGTACGACGAGCTGCGTCAGGACTACCAGCACTGGCAGAACCAGGGGGGCAGAGGCAGCTATGACTGGGGAGCATGGCAGGCCGCTCCCAATAGCGGAACGTACAGCAGAACAATGTCCCCGGAAGATTTTTCCGACCTGTTTGGAGAATACGGGGGATATTCCGACTTTTTCTCCAATATTTTCGGTATGGGAGGAAAAGGTTTCTCCTATGGGGCTGCACAGCAGGGCCGCCGCTCACGAAAAGGAAACGACCTGGAAGGTGAGATAGAGATTTCATTGGAGGAAGCTTTTCAGGGCACGACCAGACTGATCAATATCGGTCCGAACAGGAGGATTCAGGCCAAGGTCCCTCCGGGCGTCCGGGATAACTCTAAAATCAGGTTGGCAGGACAGGGGAAGGAAGGCGTCAACGGAGGGCAAAGAGGAGACCTTTTTCTAAAGATCCGGATTGCTCCGCATCCCAGCTTTATCAGAGAAAATGATGATTTGAGCCTGACTGTTCCGGTTGATTTTTATACAGCCGTACTGGGCGGAGAAATCAAAGTAAAGACGATTAATGGTGAAGTGAAATTCAATTTGCCCGCCAATACTCAGAACGGAAAAAGCATCAGGCTGAAGGGTAAAGGAATGCCGATTCTCAAAGATCCCAAAAACCATGGAGATTTATATCTTAAAATTGCCATAGTTTTGCCTGAGACAATGGCAGAAGGGGAAATCGAAGCGTTGAGAGAACTATATGCCAAGTATCACAATCAATAA
- a CDS encoding alpha/beta-type small acid-soluble spore protein, with protein MADRSSNKPVVSGANSALEQLKYEVANELGATLGPDRSARENGSVGGEMTKRLVSFAEQNLKSKQI; from the coding sequence ATGGCAGACAGAAGTAGTAACAAGCCCGTAGTGTCTGGTGCAAATTCAGCTTTAGAACAGCTGAAGTATGAAGTAGCCAATGAATTAGGCGCTACATTGGGACCAGACCGTTCCGCACGTGAAAACGGTTCTGTTGGCGGCGAAATGACCAAACGTTTGGTTTCTTTTGCAGAACAGAATTTGAAATCCAAACAGATCTAA
- a CDS encoding HAMP domain-containing sensor histidine kinase: protein MRGIRARLTVNFMIVIMITVTILEILLIYAVRQNYYASLRSSLTSQIKISADLYAKYFSDTSLQENILYNVDAFWNQSNAEVEIVDKDGKIVMDSLGVIQQDLVAADDISEALEGRLGEWIGMFNGQKVMSVAYPLKSNNEIVGALRFIASLSTVDQDIQNTAKIFISIGLLVIFIAGLISIFLANTIIVPLKEVTKAAQEIAAGNFKARSRKTHEDEIGKLSDTLNYMADEIVKKEQLKNDFISSVSHELRTPLTSIMGWAITLQNEQFQQKDMLKDGLNIIAKESERLTHMVEELLDFSKFVSGRIKLHNEPIHIVHLMEHIHKQLTPRAVRENINFSLCCPEDLPCLVSDINRLKQLFINILDNAFNFTPAGGSIMLKAENFDKEIRFTISDSGCGISTEELPMVKEKFYKGKSSRSKNGIGLSICEEIVVLMKGQLEINSELDQGTTVRITLPQGEVLNE, encoded by the coding sequence ATGAGAGGGATTAGAGCAAGACTGACCGTCAATTTCATGATCGTGATTATGATTACCGTAACAATCCTTGAGATCCTTCTTATTTATGCTGTCCGGCAAAATTACTATGCCAGCCTGAGGAGCAGCCTGACAAGCCAAATCAAAATCTCTGCGGACCTATATGCGAAGTATTTTTCAGATACGTCTCTCCAGGAAAACATTCTTTACAATGTGGACGCTTTTTGGAATCAAAGTAATGCCGAAGTGGAAATTGTCGATAAAGACGGCAAGATTGTTATGGATTCACTGGGGGTCATTCAACAGGATCTGGTGGCGGCTGATGATATCAGTGAAGCTTTGGAGGGAAGACTGGGCGAATGGATTGGAATGTTTAACGGTCAAAAGGTGATGAGTGTCGCCTATCCATTAAAATCCAATAATGAAATCGTAGGAGCATTACGCTTTATTGCCTCATTGAGTACTGTTGATCAGGATATCCAAAATACGGCGAAAATCTTTATCTCCATTGGCCTTCTGGTGATCTTCATTGCAGGCTTAATCAGCATTTTTTTAGCAAATACCATTATTGTGCCGCTAAAAGAAGTGACAAAAGCCGCTCAGGAAATTGCTGCGGGCAATTTTAAAGCAAGAAGCAGAAAAACCCATGAAGATGAAATCGGTAAGCTTTCCGATACCTTAAATTATATGGCTGATGAAATCGTGAAAAAAGAACAGTTAAAGAACGACTTTATTTCATCAGTTTCCCATGAGCTGCGAACCCCGCTCACTTCAATTATGGGTTGGGCGATTACTTTGCAAAATGAACAATTTCAACAAAAAGATATGCTCAAAGACGGCTTAAATATCATTGCCAAAGAAAGTGAACGCCTGACCCACATGGTTGAGGAATTATTGGATTTCTCCAAATTTGTTTCCGGTCGGATCAAGCTGCATAATGAGCCGATCCATATTGTTCATCTGATGGAACACATCCACAAACAATTGACCCCTCGCGCCGTGCGGGAAAATATTAATTTTTCTCTTTGCTGTCCGGAGGATCTGCCTTGTCTGGTTTCTGACATCAACCGTCTGAAACAACTGTTCATCAATATCCTGGATAATGCTTTCAATTTTACCCCTGCAGGCGGGAGCATTATGTTGAAAGCAGAGAACTTCGACAAAGAAATTCGCTTTACCATTTCGGACAGTGGTTGTGGAATAAGTACTGAGGAATTGCCTATGGTGAAAGAAAAGTTTTATAAGGGAAAAAGCTCCCGCTCCAAAAACGGCATTGGCCTGTCCATCTGTGAAGAAATCGTGGTTCTGATGAAGGGTCAATTAGAGATAAATAGTGAGCTTGATCAAGGAACAACTGTACGAATTACCTTACCCCAAGGGGAGGTTTTGAATGAGTAG
- a CDS encoding mechanosensitive ion channel family protein — protein sequence MVKNIKQNHKDFFHILLAFRSPALAFLIFFVLYLAIKALPYFDYSAGFEQILDQILRSLLILTIAWGLNNLESQSSFIFAGLSSKLQLNVDKMLIPFVSKILKFITWAFAFLIIIQEWGYNVNGLIAGLGLGGLAFALAAKDAVANIFGGVVIILDKPFTIGDWIVDGGIEGTVEDINFRSTKIRRADQALVTIPNSNLANSSIINQSKMGKKQVQLKLNLFYDTPGEKIVQVIAEIKEVLHGSIQIHQDNIVVTFNEISNIGLQVLINYFTLTTDGEQYLQIKEDINYKIIDILEKHHVHMCGQEQIRYSDNR from the coding sequence ATGGTGAAAAATATTAAACAAAACCATAAAGATTTCTTTCATATCCTTCTGGCATTTAGAAGCCCTGCTTTAGCATTCCTCATCTTTTTCGTCCTCTATCTGGCCATAAAAGCACTTCCTTATTTTGATTATTCCGCCGGTTTTGAACAAATCTTGGATCAGATTCTGCGTTCCTTGCTCATACTGACGATTGCCTGGGGGCTGAATAATCTGGAGTCCCAATCTTCGTTTATCTTTGCCGGTTTATCCTCGAAACTGCAATTGAACGTTGACAAGATGCTGATTCCCTTCGTCTCGAAAATTTTAAAATTTATTACCTGGGCTTTTGCCTTTCTCATCATCATTCAGGAATGGGGCTACAATGTCAACGGACTTATTGCCGGACTGGGGCTGGGCGGATTGGCCTTTGCCCTGGCCGCCAAAGATGCCGTTGCCAATATTTTTGGAGGAGTCGTGATCATCCTTGATAAACCATTTACAATCGGAGATTGGATTGTTGACGGCGGAATCGAAGGGACCGTTGAAGATATTAACTTTCGGAGTACAAAAATAAGAAGAGCAGATCAGGCTCTTGTTACGATTCCGAATTCCAACCTGGCCAATTCGTCAATTATCAATCAATCCAAAATGGGCAAAAAGCAGGTTCAGCTCAAATTGAATTTATTTTATGACACTCCGGGCGAAAAGATCGTTCAAGTTATCGCGGAGATTAAAGAAGTTCTTCACGGTTCTATACAGATTCATCAGGATAACATTGTCGTCACCTTTAACGAGATTTCCAATATAGGGTTACAGGTATTGATCAATTACTTTACTTTGACCACTGATGGTGAACAATATCTGCAAATAAAAGAGGATATCAATTATAAAATAATCGATATCCTGGAAAAACATCATGTTCATATGTGCGGGCAGGAGCAGATACGCTATTCTGATAACCGTTAG
- a CDS encoding acyltransferase family protein, with the protein MLKEKEQKRNTYIPGLDGLRAIAVLAVIAYHLNFKWASGGLLGVCLFFVLSGYLITDLLVSQWNLSARIDFKDFFQRRARRLLPALLVMLAGTVIWTVLLNPARLDSLKGDILAAVFYLNNWWLIFHDVSYFASFGPPSPLGHLWSLAVEGQFYLVWPVLLGLGLRYLPRRGWLVVLTLAGILASGIAMALLYQPGTDPSRVYYGTDTRVSALLIGAILALALPRQKLSLTLPSRDRLLLDLVGAAALIAVLLMIWQTNEYDSFLYRGGLLLFSLISAVLIAVLAHPAGRLAKLLGKQPLRWLGVRSYAIYLWHYPVILLTSPSVNTGGLDMMLVLKQLAAIIILAELSWQLIEKPVRFRAEQRQPGKFPDLKYRLRSLGRSMRFALAFYFLGLSVLTIAGVTCLKTKDLDTVLSIIGVSSAPEIKTAEQIDFASASSSMAVLNLPAAKPKPEPEAESESKPEAAQPPVSPPKTGSGQGVIIIGDSVIAGAKSALEERLPGIEIDAQIGRQMDEAVGLVNRLKTQSLLGERVIIELGTNGPFSQVQLRDLLDSLGQVKQIILVNTRVPRPWQDEVNETLERAAVSYPGTKLVDWYLASTGHHEYFYEDGVHLTPKGIEVYCQLLQNALTPL; encoded by the coding sequence ATGCTGAAAGAAAAAGAACAAAAACGGAATACATACATTCCCGGCTTGGATGGACTGCGGGCAATAGCTGTTTTGGCGGTGATTGCCTATCATTTGAACTTCAAATGGGCCTCGGGAGGGCTTTTGGGGGTCTGTTTGTTCTTTGTTTTATCAGGCTATCTGATTACCGATCTCCTGGTCAGCCAGTGGAATTTGTCGGCGCGGATCGATTTTAAGGATTTTTTCCAGCGGCGTGCTCGCCGGCTGCTGCCGGCCTTACTGGTCATGCTGGCAGGAACTGTGATTTGGACTGTCCTGCTGAATCCCGCCCGTTTAGATTCCCTCAAAGGGGATATTCTGGCCGCCGTTTTTTACCTGAATAATTGGTGGTTAATTTTTCACGATGTTTCCTACTTTGCCAGCTTCGGTCCTCCTTCCCCTCTGGGCCATTTGTGGTCTTTGGCTGTAGAAGGGCAATTCTACCTGGTTTGGCCGGTATTGTTAGGGCTGGGGCTGCGTTACCTGCCGCGCAGAGGCTGGCTGGTTGTCCTGACTTTGGCTGGGATTTTGGCTTCAGGTATAGCGATGGCCCTGCTTTATCAGCCCGGTACGGATCCCAGCCGGGTCTATTATGGTACGGATACAAGAGTTTCGGCCCTGCTGATCGGAGCAATACTGGCTCTTGCCCTGCCGCGGCAGAAATTATCCCTTACCCTGCCATCCAGAGACCGTTTGCTTCTGGATCTGGTTGGAGCAGCCGCGTTGATTGCTGTTCTGCTGATGATCTGGCAAACGAACGAATATGATTCTTTCCTTTATCGTGGCGGACTGCTGTTATTTTCCCTGATCTCAGCCGTCTTGATCGCCGTCCTCGCCCATCCTGCCGGCCGTCTGGCCAAACTGTTGGGGAAACAGCCCCTGCGGTGGCTTGGTGTTCGTTCTTACGCGATTTATTTATGGCATTATCCTGTTATTCTCTTAACAAGCCCTTCTGTAAATACCGGGGGGCTGGATATGATGCTGGTTTTGAAGCAATTGGCGGCCATAATCATTTTGGCTGAATTATCCTGGCAGCTGATTGAAAAGCCGGTCCGCTTTCGGGCTGAACAAAGGCAGCCCGGGAAATTTCCTGATCTGAAATACAGGCTGAGATCCTTGGGCCGCAGTATGCGCTTTGCCTTAGCGTTTTATTTTCTGGGGTTATCTGTTCTCACCATAGCAGGAGTAACGTGTTTAAAGACAAAGGACCTGGATACTGTCTTATCCATAATTGGTGTTTCTTCAGCCCCGGAAATCAAGACCGCAGAACAAATTGATTTTGCTTCTGCCTCATCGTCGATGGCTGTCCTCAATCTGCCGGCGGCAAAGCCTAAACCTGAGCCTGAAGCAGAGTCTGAGTCAAAACCCGAAGCGGCACAGCCTCCGGTCTCACCCCCAAAAACCGGCTCAGGCCAAGGTGTGATCATTATCGGCGATTCGGTAATAGCCGGTGCCAAATCCGCCCTGGAAGAACGCTTACCGGGCATTGAAATTGACGCCCAGATTGGACGCCAGATGGATGAAGCAGTAGGTTTAGTCAACAGGCTGAAAACACAAAGCTTATTAGGTGAACGGGTTATTATTGAGCTGGGGACCAACGGGCCGTTCAGCCAGGTGCAATTGAGAGACCTGCTGGATTCCTTGGGTCAGGTCAAGCAGATTATTCTGGTCAATACCCGTGTTCCGCGTCCCTGGCAAGATGAGGTCAATGAAACACTGGAACGAGCTGCCGTTTCCTATCCCGGGACTAAGCTTGTAGACTGGTATTTGGCGAGCACCGGTCATCATGAGTATTTTTACGAGGATGGTGTCCATCTTACTCCAAAAGGTATTGAAGTATATTGCCAGCTTTTGCAGAACGCCCTTACTCCCCTGTAA
- a CDS encoding CPBP family intramembrane glutamic endopeptidase produces the protein MRGINRNGLLLNLLLSNVILLIVGLLLLKYLALPKLNFVLFSSQGVLSAILQTAGFTFLLLTVVLIFTVLIPQEKLNDEINERLFESLSYPELAAVFLFGAIVEELLFRVVLQSYTGPVLSSVLFALAHYRYLTKPYILIQVLMIGLVLGCAYWLTGVFWVVVAIHFCLNLSMAVLEKTGTINKISKKSYGDEA, from the coding sequence ATGCGAGGAATTAACCGAAATGGTTTACTGTTGAATCTTCTTCTTTCCAATGTCATTCTTTTGATCGTTGGCTTACTTTTGTTGAAATATCTGGCTTTGCCAAAGTTAAATTTTGTTCTGTTTTCCTCCCAAGGAGTTCTCTCCGCCATCCTTCAAACAGCAGGCTTTACTTTTTTGCTGTTGACCGTAGTCTTGATTTTTACAGTCCTGATTCCCCAAGAGAAGCTCAATGATGAAATCAACGAACGATTATTTGAATCCCTCTCTTATCCTGAACTCGCGGCAGTTTTTCTTTTTGGGGCAATCGTTGAAGAATTATTGTTCAGAGTTGTGCTCCAATCTTATACCGGCCCGGTTTTATCCAGTGTCCTTTTTGCGTTGGCCCATTATCGTTATCTCACAAAACCGTATATCCTGATTCAGGTATTGATGATTGGTCTCGTTCTGGGCTGCGCTTACTGGCTGACAGGGGTGTTCTGGGTTGTGGTTGCCATTCATTTCTGCCTGAATTTGAGCATGGCTGTCCTGGAAAAGACAGGCACCATCAATAAAATATCCAAAAAATCGTATGGAGATGAAGCATGA